The proteins below come from a single Psychrobacter sp. PL19 genomic window:
- the cysM gene encoding cysteine synthase CysM, translating to MSSTTPSNANFITQVADLADCVGQTPLARLHRLPEQEQISNGAQLLAKLEGNNPAGSVKDRAAFNMIYQAEQRGEIKPGDTLIEATSGNTGIALAMVAAMRGYPITLLMPTNSTQERKDAMVAYGATLIEVDEGMEVARDLALKMQADGLGVVLDQFNNPDNRRAHYLTTGPELWQQTDGKITHFISSMGTTGTITGVSQYLKEQNPAVKIIGLQPDEDASIAGIRRWPAAYMPGIYDADLVDEIMDINQYTAEVYMRKLAKNEGIFAGVSSGAATWAAIQVAKANPNAVIAFIVCDRGDRYLSTGLYNVDDSLDDTIF from the coding sequence ATGTCGTCTACGACCCCATCGAACGCCAACTTTATCACTCAAGTCGCTGATCTTGCTGATTGCGTCGGTCAGACGCCATTAGCTAGATTACATCGTTTGCCAGAACAAGAGCAAATCAGCAATGGGGCGCAACTTTTAGCCAAGCTTGAAGGCAATAACCCCGCCGGCTCTGTTAAAGATCGTGCTGCTTTTAATATGATCTATCAAGCAGAACAGCGCGGCGAGATTAAGCCCGGCGATACTCTGATTGAAGCGACCAGTGGTAATACTGGCATTGCACTAGCGATGGTAGCCGCCATGCGGGGTTATCCAATAACGCTGTTGATGCCGACCAACTCCACCCAAGAGCGTAAAGATGCGATGGTTGCCTATGGTGCGACCTTAATCGAAGTCGACGAAGGCATGGAAGTAGCACGGGACTTAGCATTAAAGATGCAAGCTGATGGCTTAGGGGTGGTATTAGACCAGTTTAATAATCCTGATAACAGACGAGCACATTACTTAACCACCGGTCCAGAGTTATGGCAGCAAACCGATGGTAAGATTACTCATTTTATTAGTTCAATGGGCACTACAGGCACGATTACTGGGGTATCTCAGTATCTAAAAGAACAAAACCCAGCGGTTAAAATTATTGGTCTCCAGCCTGATGAAGACGCATCAATCGCGGGTATCCGCCGCTGGCCGGCAGCTTATATGCCGGGTATCTATGACGCAGATTTGGTCGATGAAATTATGGATATTAATCAGTATACTGCTGAGGTTTATATGCGTAAATTGGCCAAAAACGAAGGTATTTTTGCCGGAGTGTCATCGGGCGCTGCCACATGGGCTGCTATACAGGTTGCTAAAGCCAATCCTAATGCGGTTATTGCCTTTATTGTCTGCGACCGCGGTGATCGTTATTTATCGACTGGATTATATAATGTCGATGATAGCCTTGATGATACTATTTTTTGA
- a CDS encoding 3'-5' exonuclease: MPHALPYNPTLVFDIETVADTDAARRIYPQLADLNDADAMSALQAIRIQEAGHDFMRLPLQRIVCISALYIKDGQLSLFSLSADKFSEKDILAKFFRAFGDIDNLPQLISWNGSGFDIPVLIYRAMQYDLSAPWLFEEGERIKNMRFDNYVNRFQTKHLDLMDRFSQYGASRREAMDVVASLYGLPGKTDVDGSMVGDLVANDDWQTLSIYCESDVMNTWLIYLRWLRLTGQLSSPAFNDWQQHSRDYIARFTQADGSLRHQEFIADWTSLPSAPAP; this comes from the coding sequence ATGCCACACGCCTTACCTTACAACCCCACATTGGTCTTTGATATTGAGACGGTAGCAGACACTGATGCCGCGCGGCGTATCTATCCGCAATTGGCTGATCTGAACGATGCTGATGCTATGAGCGCGCTACAAGCGATCCGAATCCAAGAAGCGGGGCACGACTTCATGCGGCTACCACTTCAGCGTATTGTCTGTATCTCTGCACTGTATATCAAGGACGGTCAGCTGTCTTTGTTTTCCTTGAGCGCAGACAAGTTTAGTGAAAAAGACATTCTGGCTAAGTTTTTTCGAGCATTTGGTGATATCGATAACTTGCCACAGTTAATCAGTTGGAATGGTTCAGGGTTCGATATTCCTGTACTCATCTACCGCGCCATGCAATACGATTTATCAGCACCATGGCTGTTTGAAGAAGGCGAGCGTATTAAGAACATGCGTTTTGACAATTACGTCAACCGTTTCCAAACCAAACACCTTGATCTGATGGACAGATTCAGCCAATACGGTGCTAGCCGGCGTGAAGCAATGGACGTGGTCGCCAGTCTATATGGTTTACCGGGTAAAACTGATGTTGACGGCAGCATGGTCGGCGATCTCGTCGCCAATGATGACTGGCAGACGCTATCTATATACTGCGAGTCCGATGTAATGAATACCTGGCTGATTTACCTGCGCTGGCTGCGCCTAACCGGACAGCTGTCATCGCCAGCTTTTAACGACTGGCAGCAGCACAGCCGCGATTACATAGCTAGGTTCACTCAAGCGGATGGTAGCTTACGGCACCAAGAATTTATCGCTGATTGGACCTCATTACCCTCAGCGCCTGCACCATAA